A genome region from Alistipes dispar includes the following:
- a CDS encoding MFS transporter produces MENWKKTFAVIWSGQMVSILSSAVVGYAVIFWMSLETGSAEVLALAAIAGILPQSLLGPVVGVYVDRWDRRRTMILADSFIALCTLLLALLFRLGIAQMWHIYILLACRSVGSAFHTPAMQASVPLLAPASQLTRIAGVNQVISSLSDIAGPALGALLLTVAPIGDILLLDVAGAAAACISLLFVRIPRPARDPERKPALLREFREGFAAMHATPGMGWFFALSVAVWFFIMPVGVLFPLMTLQHFGGGAFEMSLIEIVWGGGALVGGALMGARTYDVSRIVLVNLMYLVVGLSFLLSGLLPASGFVWFAVFTTAAGVSSSVFNASFISVVQTRIEPGALGRVLSLYRSFGLLPSALGLLGTGFLAGQVGLTTTFLLSGAIICLLGIVAFCIPSVMRLDGGRPETRHIP; encoded by the coding sequence ATGGAAAACTGGAAAAAAACATTCGCCGTCATCTGGAGCGGCCAGATGGTCTCGATCCTCTCGAGCGCCGTGGTCGGCTATGCGGTGATCTTCTGGATGAGCCTCGAAACCGGCTCGGCCGAGGTGCTGGCCCTCGCGGCGATCGCGGGGATCCTGCCCCAATCGCTGCTCGGCCCCGTCGTCGGCGTCTATGTCGATCGCTGGGACCGCCGCCGCACGATGATCCTCGCCGATTCGTTCATCGCTCTCTGCACGCTGCTCCTCGCCCTGCTGTTCCGGTTAGGCATCGCGCAAATGTGGCATATCTACATCCTGCTGGCCTGCCGCTCGGTCGGATCGGCATTCCACACCCCCGCCATGCAGGCCTCCGTCCCGCTGCTGGCCCCCGCCTCCCAGCTCACGCGCATCGCCGGGGTCAATCAGGTGATCTCCTCGCTCTCGGACATCGCCGGACCGGCTCTCGGCGCCCTGCTGCTCACCGTCGCCCCGATCGGCGACATCCTCCTGCTCGACGTCGCGGGCGCTGCGGCGGCCTGCATCTCGCTGCTCTTCGTGCGGATTCCCCGCCCCGCCCGCGACCCGGAACGAAAACCCGCCCTGCTGCGCGAGTTCCGCGAAGGATTCGCCGCCATGCACGCCACGCCGGGCATGGGCTGGTTCTTCGCCCTTTCGGTCGCCGTATGGTTCTTCATCATGCCCGTCGGCGTGCTCTTCCCGCTCATGACGTTGCAGCACTTCGGCGGCGGAGCCTTCGAAATGAGCCTCATCGAGATCGTCTGGGGCGGCGGAGCGCTCGTCGGCGGGGCCCTCATGGGCGCCCGGACCTACGACGTGAGCCGCATCGTGCTGGTCAATCTCATGTACCTGGTCGTAGGGCTTTCGTTCCTGCTCTCGGGACTGCTGCCCGCCTCGGGATTCGTCTGGTTCGCCGTCTTCACGACCGCAGCCGGCGTCTCGAGCAGCGTCTTCAACGCCTCGTTCATCTCCGTCGTCCAAACCCGCATCGAACCCGGCGCGCTGGGGCGGGTACTCTCGCTCTACCGCAGCTTCGGTCTGCTGCCTTCGGCCCTCGGCCTGCTCGGCACGGGATTCCTGGCCGGTCAGGTCGGACTGACGACGACCTTTCTCCTCTCGGGCGCGATCATCTGCCTGCTGGGCATCGTTGCATTCTGCATCCCCTCCGTCATGCGGCTCGACGGCGGACGGCCGGAAACCCGGCACATACCGTAA
- a CDS encoding MBL fold metallo-hydrolase has translation MSILSLFGGGRAKAPEYPSDTLTARDGTQFTIRFFSHASLAVSVGEKYLYVDPVSGHAAYASLPKADVLLITHSHYDHLDRAAAEELLTPDTEILCDRTSAEMFEMNCHTMRPGSVATPCDWLKVEAVAAYNTTPDRRQFHPRDREDCGYVLTIGGTRIYIAGDTEPTPELRALRDIDIAFLPVNQPYTMTVEQAVEAVKALQPAIFYPYHYGQVEERTDIDRLVRELDGITEVRIRPME, from the coding sequence ATGTCGATACTTTCACTCTTCGGCGGCGGCCGCGCGAAGGCCCCCGAATACCCGTCCGACACGCTCACGGCACGTGACGGAACGCAATTCACCATCCGTTTTTTCAGCCACGCCTCGCTGGCGGTCTCCGTCGGGGAAAAATACCTCTACGTCGATCCGGTGAGCGGCCATGCCGCCTACGCGTCGCTCCCGAAAGCCGACGTGCTGCTCATCACGCACTCGCACTACGATCACCTGGACCGCGCCGCAGCCGAGGAGCTGCTGACGCCCGATACCGAAATCCTCTGCGACCGGACCTCGGCCGAAATGTTCGAAATGAACTGCCACACGATGCGTCCGGGCAGCGTCGCCACCCCGTGCGACTGGCTGAAGGTCGAGGCCGTGGCGGCCTATAACACCACCCCCGACCGCCGTCAGTTCCATCCCCGCGACCGGGAGGACTGCGGCTACGTGCTGACGATCGGCGGCACGCGCATCTACATCGCCGGCGACACGGAGCCGACTCCCGAACTCAGGGCGCTGCGCGACATCGACATCGCCTTCCTGCCGGTCAATCAACCCTATACGATGACCGTGGAGCAGGCCGTCGAGGCGGTCAAGGCTCTGCAACCCGCGATCTTCTACCCCTACCACTACGGCCAGGTCGAGGAGCGGACCGACATCGACCGCCTCGTGCGCGAACTGGACGGCATCACCGAAGTCCGCATACGGCCGATGGAATAG
- a CDS encoding glycosyltransferase family 4 protein, which produces MKVVFVGGQSVPGIGGVESYIFNIAKALNASGHEAVIVCSDRTSFETTVEGVEIVHIKCPKSNMTALPLLFMKSLRYIFKNRCVIDVVNFQSIFFAFLPGWIAALCGCHVCYTIHSLAEDNPKHGWPVRAIMRLAAFVSIWCCGRNILTVSCSKAREVKSRYGRNCSVIPCGVDIPVLSANSDILRRFNLAAGGYYLTIGRIDPVKNIDVLIEAFRRCGKREYKLVIAGDYANSYGSSLLELAGGSEDILFIGSVMGEDKDCLLRNCFANCLVSSSEGMPISLLEGMACGKPSIVTDIPAIHEVLREEWGCWCSVGDTESLAAQMEYVERNRSVVTAACASHMAAYIAENHTWDKIATKYLNYLYSLGIK; this is translated from the coding sequence ATGAAGGTTGTTTTTGTTGGCGGACAAAGTGTCCCGGGGATCGGCGGCGTGGAGTCCTATATTTTTAATATCGCCAAGGCTCTGAATGCGTCGGGACACGAGGCGGTAATCGTGTGCAGCGATCGCACGAGCTTCGAGACGACGGTCGAGGGTGTAGAGATAGTGCATATAAAATGCCCGAAGTCGAATATGACGGCATTGCCGCTGCTTTTCATGAAGTCGCTGCGCTATATCTTCAAGAATCGCTGTGTTATTGATGTGGTAAATTTCCAATCTATATTTTTCGCGTTTCTGCCCGGATGGATTGCGGCGCTGTGCGGTTGCCACGTATGCTACACAATCCACAGCCTTGCCGAGGACAACCCCAAACACGGGTGGCCGGTGAGAGCGATCATGCGGTTGGCAGCCTTCGTGTCGATATGGTGCTGTGGGAGAAATATCCTCACAGTCAGTTGCTCGAAGGCTCGCGAGGTGAAGTCTCGGTATGGCAGGAACTGTTCGGTAATCCCCTGTGGTGTCGATATTCCCGTTTTGTCTGCAAACAGCGATATATTGAGGCGATTCAACCTCGCTGCGGGTGGCTACTACCTGACTATCGGTCGCATCGATCCCGTGAAGAATATAGACGTACTGATTGAGGCTTTCCGCCGGTGCGGGAAGCGGGAATATAAACTGGTTATCGCCGGAGATTATGCCAATAGCTATGGTAGCTCTCTGCTTGAGTTGGCGGGCGGCAGTGAAGATATCCTCTTTATTGGCAGTGTTATGGGCGAAGACAAGGATTGCCTGTTGAGAAACTGTTTCGCTAATTGTTTGGTCTCCTCGTCCGAGGGAATGCCTATATCGCTGCTGGAGGGCATGGCCTGCGGAAAACCCTCTATCGTCACGGATATTCCCGCTATTCACGAGGTTTTGCGTGAGGAGTGGGGCTGCTGGTGCAGTGTAGGCGATACGGAGTCTTTGGCTGCACAGATGGAGTATGTCGAGCGTAACCGTAGCGTTGTGACTGCGGCGTGCGCCTCTCACATGGCCGCCTATATCGCCGAGAATCATACGTGGGACAAAATAGCTACAAAATATTTGAATTATCTATACTCTTTGGGTATAAAATGA